Sequence from the Suncus etruscus isolate mSunEtr1 chromosome 1, mSunEtr1.pri.cur, whole genome shotgun sequence genome:
tgggatgccgagggatcgaaccgagatctgtcctaagttagtgctggcaaggcagacaccttacctctagcgccactgcgccggccccagtCATAGGTTTTAACTGCTTGTATTTAACTATTAAGCCCACTGTTTCTCAACATAATTCCACGTTAAGACAAAGGCAACTGAAATCTATTATGgtatatgtgaaaaatataaggTAAAGtgctaaagaaataaaacttaaaattttctcttcccggggccgggcggtggcgctagaggtaaggtgcctgccttacctgcgctagccttggacggaccgcggttcgatcccccggcatcccatatggtcccccaagccaggagcgacttctgagcacatagccaggagtaacccctgagcgtcaccaggtgtggcccaaaaaccaaaaaaaaaaaaaaattttctcttccCTGTTGccagtcactcctgacaggtttgggggacccataaggatgtcagggatcaaacctaggttggggTCTGGAATAACAATACAGTGAATAGGAGACctgcttgcacgtggccaaccctggtttgatcctagcaTGTCATATGGTCTTCTTGGTATACTACCAAGAATAATTCTGGAGtgaggagccagaagtaagccctgagcagagtgtggcccaaaattaaacaaataaaagtataaaacaaaacaaaacaaataaaagtatccTAGAAACACTATATATGTCATCTCcttggggccaaaacaatagtactgtgggtagggtgcttgctttggcacacagccaacctgggtttgattctccacatcccatatggtctgctctccctccaggagtgatttctggagtaaaccctgagcactgccaggtgtgacccaaaaatgacaaCCAtgacaataaacaaaacaaaccaaggcTGGCCATGTACAATGTAAATGCCCTATGCACTGCATTATGGCTCTTCTAAGAAACTCCCAAGAAATTCCACTTCCTACGGAAGTATATCGTATACTGTTCTGTAACTTATAAGCACTATAAGTAATACATAGTAAACCCCTTTGTAATATATCAACTAGATTGGATTTTTCTCAATTGACATACATTGCTTATAATCTTTTGCAACTCTGAACAAGTATACAAGCCTTTAGGATAAATTATAAAAGTACGGTAAGTGGAGGTATAGgtgtatttttagttttctttttcatagtgGAGTCTCTTGAATTCTCGAGAATCCAAGAGTACCTCTGCCTCTAAACAGGCGCTAACAGTACCTAGCTCTGCCAGTGTAAGAGGGCAGGATGGATACATGTAAACTGAACTCCTCAGAGTAAGATCTCTTCTGTTTCAGCTACCTATACTTCCTATTCCTGGTTAATCTAGATATCTTGGCCAATTTTTCTACTGGGTTGCTCACAAAAGAAGGTAAGAATTATgggctttctggggccagagcaatagcacacgcAGATAGGACATTTTTGcctttgcaaacagccaacccctgattcaatccctggcatcccatatggtcctctgaacctgccagaagtgatcagagctaggaatgacccatgagtgctgcggggtgttggtccaaaaacaaacaaataataaaaaaaaaaaaacaagaattactGGCTTTCATGATTACATGGTGTCTCATTTctcaagaaaaataaactcaCCTTTGTAACTTGAAATTTACTCACCATGTTTACAGTGAAGTGGAGCTGAGAAATGGTTTCTTGGCTTTTCTGCTTAGCTTCCTTAACCCTGCCAAGGGCTGCTGGTAGGCACGTGAGCGGAGCTTGGAAGACAAGGATCCCAGTCTAATATAATAATTTGGCTTCTGAACAGTATCAAATCCTTCCATTTGTCTTGGCTTCTTTCTCTTGAAGTAAAATAGAAGGGGCAATAACTCGTGTTAAGGCGGCTTGAATTCAAACTCGGATCACTGTTCCTTCTACGTACCCACTTAGCAAGTACACATTAATGCCTCCTGCTCAATGTCTGCTGTTGGGCTTGACTCCTCAGAATTTAACCACTATGCCTGTCATTTTCATCTACATGTATCTCTGTTCACTAGTGTGAGCTTCCTGGGCTACACAGTTCTCATTGTGTACTAGGCATTAAAGGTTTAACAGGTCTTTATGAAGCAATTCCATTAAAGACAATCCAGTCATAAAAAATACTCtttagggggccgaagagatagcacagcggtggtgtttgccttgcaagcagccaatctaggacctaaaggtggttggttcgaatccccggcgtcccatatggccccccgtgcctgccaggagctatttctgagcagatagccaggagtaaccctgagcagcaccgagtgtggcccaaaaacaaacaaacaaaatactcttTAGGGGCTAATTGCTCCTACATTTAAGTTGAAAACTTATTATATACTATAAAAGATTTCATTGCCCTAAGAAGCAAAATTTATAAAGACAAAGGGAGTAGTGGTAGTCTAAGGGAAAAATAGAATTTGACCATAAATAGACATGAAGGCTCTTTCAGGTGATAAAAAGCCTAAAACTGGGGCtgtagagagatagcatggaggtaggcaatttgcctttcatgcagaaggtatcggctttgaatcccggcatcccatgtgtccccccatgcctaccaggagcaatttctgagcatggagccaggagtaacccctgagcactgccgggtgtgacccccccccaaaaaaaaaaagcctaaaactGGATATGATTGTACAATTCTATATGTTTAGAAAGAATTTTCTTGGTGggtgcttttattattattattattattattattatttggtttttcgggccagacctgcttgatgctcaggggttactcctggcttaagcgctcagaaattgcccctggcttgggggaccatatggggacgtcgggggaatcgaacctcggtccttccttggctagcgcttgcaaggcagacaccttacctctagcgccacctcactggccctagtattattttttattgggggccacaaacagcagtgctcaggggatactctcagatccatgctcaggaatcaatcccaaaggtgcttgggagaccaagtaaagtgtaAGGggttgaactcagacctcttgcatgcaaagtatgaCTTTAACCTTTTGAACTTGTATCTAAGGTCCtacttttttgttatttgaaCTGTATCTAAGGTcctactttttgttatttttttttaattcattttatttagttttggggccacacccagccagcactcagggattactcctggctatgtgctcagaaatcgctcctggtaggctcagggaaataTATGGATTGATGGGAATCTAATCAGGTCCATCTCAGGTCGGcagcctgtaaggcaaatgcctaccactaaGCTATCACTTATcactatttttctggtttttaaagaatatcaggggccagagagataacatggaggtagggccatTTGCTCACTAGCTGAAGGACAGTGTTTTCAaatcctgggtgtcccatatggtccccgacgctgccagaagcagtttctgagtgtagatccaggagtaacttcctgAGCACTCGCCAGGTTGATaaccaaaataaatgagtaataaataaagaatatcaaAATGAAGTTGCTTTTAAAAAGTTTGCATAGGGGCAAAGAGATAAAACAGGAGTTAAGGATTTTACATTTTACCTGTGGCTGCTTTGActacaaccctggttcaatccctgggactggtacggtcccctgagcacacccaggactaatttctcagcacagagcctctGAGAATGACTATGCATGCCCCTCAAAAAGAACAAATTAAGAAATCAaataaggggcctgagagattgtACAGAGATTAAGGGGacttgccttctatgtggctgGCCCTCATTTCATGACCACATATGGGGCATGGCGAATGAAGTCCACCTCCTGgtcacaaaaccaggagtagctccaCAGAATGTGCCCCCCACTTCCAAGTAAATTGcaagaaaacatttaattacCTAATTCTTCCTCAGTGAGAGGAAGGTATTGGTCTACCAGCAGTTCTGACTGGGCAAGGGCATTTTCTACTCCATTGTTCACCAGCTGCATCATCCGACTTCCCAAAACTGAGTTGATGCATCATTGACCACAGAACTTGGACTTATTTACACCATCAGTCATCACTCCTTTAGTCTTATCCATTACCCCCCCCGTGATTGTGCTGGTCACAGACTCCTTGGCACTGGTTTACAGTAGTTGTCACAGCATCTTTTGCCCCAGTCACAGCACCTTTGGCACTGGCAACAACCTAAAAGTACCATAGCTAAGACACCCAGTTCTTAGCTCAGGAGCATAGGTACAAAATTAAGGAAAGAATCAGGGCTGTTCACTCTCTAACTTTCGGTCTTGGGCAAGTCACTGAAAGTCAATGCCACCTTACCTTCCTCCACATCGCCCTATTTGCCCACCAAGCAAGGCTTATTAGAGGAGCAAAGCAAGGCTTATTAGAGGAGCAAATGAAGcaacatcatttttaaaaaatcattcattTCTCAGATATTTTTGTGAGTTTTCTTGGACCCATTCAGTGATATTGAgcgacttactccaggctctctgtgctcaaggatcattctggtgggttcaggggaccatacaaagTGTTAAGGATCATTTTCAGGTTTGCAATGtataggcaagtaccctacctgctgtactctctctctagcccctctttaaaaaaaataactaaatccCTAGTGAGCAAACGAAGTTCTGAGGAATTTTCCATGTAATCAGAGTAAGTCAGGAGagtctctgaacacagagtcccAAGACCATCCTGCTGGATGTTTTTTCAGCTAATTCTTCCTTTCAGTACGCTCTCTAAACCACCAgtctggggatggagagagaagacagtcaatcaaggcacttgtcttgcattcctctgacccagatttgatcatcagcatctcaaatggtcccccaaacccaccaggagtaattcctgggtgtagaactaggagtaactctttttttttttttttttttttttggtgtttgggccatacccggcggtgctcaggggttactcctggctgtctgctcagaaatagctcctggcaggcacaggagaccatatgggacaccgggattcaaaccaaccacctttggtcctggatcggctgcttgcaagcaccacagggtatagccaaaaaccaaaaataaaaacacacactgACACACAAGTTTACAATAttggtataatatatatatatatatacacaaaaatttgcatataatgattttaaaataaaattagaaaacatctGAGGTGAGATGAGAGGCCTTAACATTATTAATCCAACTTTACCTCATTCGTTGGTTGATTCAGAATAGGAAGTTTTTCCTCAATTTTGTCTAGCCCCCTACAAGCATAGGTATTGGCAACTGcaactagaaaaattaaaaacagaaaaagtattAAGTATAGGTGAAGAAGAAACACATATTATACCTTAAGACATTAGCCTGATTTGAAGAATCAGCAATGCTGATTCTAGCAATGCTGCCCTTCATTGTCTAGTTTCTCTAGCTTTAAAAGTAAGACTAACTAGTTTAACAAGTTACTGGCAATCTTTTTCTAAAGACAGGGAATGAAAAGGGGATTCAGGGTAGTAGGCGGAGGTAGTAACAAGCCAGACAGGATGTTGGCTAAGAAGTTCTTcctcaagagaaaaaaagaaaaccatacttCCTCATTAATTGGTACTTAAAGTTCATGGCAAAAGATATGAATCTTCATCTGAACCTTCTTTCAGGGAATAAGGAATCTAAAAATTCTCAGAATTAGTCTTAGTGTGCCTGTTTAAATCTCTATATACATGTCCTTCAGTAAGGGGTGGTATATGTGGATTCACCAACAGTATGAAATAGAATCCTGACTCTCCCTAAAAAagtacacatatttttttttaatctttctgatGGTGTTTGTGTTttgagacacagagagatagagacagagaaaaagagacacagagaggagagagagggaggaaagaaagaaaagaaatagaaagagggggcaggagagagagcatggaggtagggcatttgccttgcatgcaaaaggacagtggttggaatcccagcatcccatatggtcccctgagcctgccaggagtgatttctgagcatagagccaggagtaacccctgagcgctgccaggtgtgacccaaaaaccaaaaaaaaaaaaaaggaaggaagagtgaTTTTTATAGAGATGTTTTATAGAGCTGTTCTAGTGCATTGgggttgtttctatttttaattttatttatttgggggacaaGAGCTAAAGCCATACTTGACTGTGCTGGAGATTACTCCCAATTCTGTGTTTGGGGGAGCagaaattgtataaaatataatatttggggATTATGAGAATCCTTTAGAGACAGATTTTGctattttccaaatgaatttagtACTAATGCTTAGTTTGATCATCTTGAGGTAAGGGGGAAGACAGAAACATGGACTAACTCCCAGCCTTACCAGGGGAAGATACACCTTGCATGGATGTGTCTTTGTATGACCCAGCAACTCCCATGGAGTCAACACTAAGGCATTtgggggaattttttttgttcctttgttttgtttttatttattttgggcacacctgacagtgctcagaatttatttttgggtctATGCTCAAAGACTGCTccttgcagggctcaggggatcacacgGGGTGCTGGGGAGCAAATCTGGGTTGCCTGCATGAAGGTAAGAGTCCTATGCATTGTACTGTCGCTCTGGTCCCATGTTCCTTTGTTTtataggccacatctggtagtgctcaagagctATTCCCACTTCAGTGCTGGGGGCAgatcttggcaatgctcaggggaccaaacagtgccagagattaaacctgggcttCCCACAAGCATTCAGCCCCTTGAGTTCTCTCTTCTGTGGATCTCTGGACATATTAAGTATCAGGAACATCTGCCATGATTCTAAACacgatctttattttttttcaaagagggTCATCACTAGCAGCTTCTGGATAAAGGAACCCTATTTCTTGGGAGTTTAAGGACTCTGACTTGACTTTACTGTGTGCTCAGGGTATAAGCTGGCATTCAACACATACAAGCCAGTCATGAGCTGACTCCTAACACATGCCTTGGACTCAGTCTTGAGGAATAAATCAGAACTTACTCTGTGGCTCTAGCTTCTGGATGATGGGCAGAGCACTTGTCACAGCCACTGAGGTGATGGTCTTCACACCCTTCTCTGCAATCTCACACACTGATTTCAGGTATGGATGCTGATCCTTGGTAGTGATGTAAGCCGAGGAGACGATGTCATATGTGGAGCTGAGCAAGGGGAGGTTGGCCACCCTGGCCACTACACTCTGCAACCAAGCAGGGAGATTAGGGTCTCAAaatacttggggggggggagggagttaAGAAACAACTGTTAGAAATTCATACCGGCTGTGGTGCTACAGCAATGGATGCCATTTTTCTTCCTGGAGAAGGAGGGAACCTGCAGAAGATAAACTTATTTCAGAACATTTGGACAAGACATTTTTAGATTATTCACAGCCCAAGCTTATGCTAATTTTAAGCAGAGAGAAAATTTCAGACTAGGTAAATTGTAGTCTTTTTTAGGAGGGGGTGGATGGACCATAACCAGCAGTGCCCAAGACTTATTACTAactactcagggatctctcctggtggactcagggaaccaagTGAAGTGCAGGGGATAGACTCTgatgacgggcccggagagatagcacagtggtgtttgtcttgcaagcagctgatccaggaccaaaggtggttggtttgaatcccggtgtcccatatggtcccccgtgcctgccaggagctatttctgagcagatagccaggagtaacccctgagcaccgaccggtgtggcccaaaaaccaaaaaaaaaaaaaagaactctgatgatggggcaggagagatagcatggaggtagggtgtttgccttacacgcagaagtacagtggttcaaatcccaacatctcatttggttccacaagcctgccaggagagatttctgagcgtagagccagaagtaacccctgagcgctgacggggtgtgatccaaaaacaaaaaagaaaaagaaaaagaactctcatGACATGGCAAAGcccctacctgctacactatttcTTGAGGCCCTGTAGTCTTGGCCAAGTCTTCCTGTCCTCTAGCTCTTCGTAACCCTGCCAACACCTtggaaagaaaacttcaaactttcCATAGGAAAAATGGTCCCCAGGGGAAGGTTAAGTCTTGATGTATTTGTCTGTTTCTCcaccatatgtcttttgaatataaCTATCTCTGTTCAGTAAAATGCAAAACACCAGTTCAAATTCACGCTGAAAGGGAGAGATTTTGAGTAGAAAATATCTTCAGTTCTAATTATATCTTAGCACAATGGTTGGTCACTTATCCCTTTCTTATTAAAGTTAAATTCTTTTAGGGAGACTGAGCTCTTAAGGAAGATTCGAGAGGGAAAAAGATTTCAGGAGGCTTTTAGAAGTAGTGTAACTGATTCAAGAATTAAAGCATGTGCAGATGAAATGGCACACCCTAAATTCAGGTACCTGTCTTGGTTCAGGTGCCTTGTCCTGTTCAGGTGCCTTGTCTTGTCTTGGTTCCtactagtatattttatttttgttttgttttgtttttgtttgtgatcCACACAAGTCtgttctcaggtcttactcctgactctgcattcagggatcaacTCTGCACTCTAGGGACCACACGGGTTACTGGGGAAGAGACCTCATACccactgagtgcaaagccaagtgtctactcgctgttctatctctctgggttCCTCTATCTGGAGAGATTGAACAGCAGAgtgggtatttgttttgcattcaACACACCTGGATAGCATCCTTAACATCCCATGTCCCTCTTACATCCCTCTTACCCGCCCCCAACACATTAATCTCCAGGAAGATAGCTGAAGAGGGTTTTATTGTGGGcgacctgattcaatccctgaaacCACAGGACTGTGGAGCATCGCGGGGTGGGGACCTGTAGGGGACCACTTTGGGGTGCTGGCGCCCATtaccaaagcaaagcaaaccaaAATTGCGCCAGAACCCGTGGAGCCAGCCGCGGGACCACCGCATCCGGCCCAGTCATCCCTTTCCGGCCACCAAGAGTTCCCCTAGCCAGGCTGGGAGGGACGCAGCAGCGCGCAGTTCCAGATCGTGGAGGGCAAGTGATGCATGGCCTTCACCctagtgtgcccccaaaaaagatcttttggggccggagcggtggctcaggccataaggcgtctgcttgcacgcgctagcctaggacggaccgtggttcaatcccccggggtcccatatggtaccccaaaccaggagccacttctgagttcataaaaggagtaacccctgagcatcaaacaagtgcccccccaaaaagaacacaCAATAAAATTTGTACGTTTCCCTAAAATGGAAGATCAATATATTcaaggactatattaagctctTAATAAAAGTACATCAAAATATCCATGTTAATAGAAATGATAATAAACTGTACAATTAATTCACCACTGACTTCATGcttatggccccccaagctaggagcgatttctgagcagagccagaagtaacccctgcgcgcagctgggtgtggccgaacaacaaaaacaaagcaaaacaaagatttttttttaggcaTTCCTTCCAATAAGGTCTCTCCATGAGACCCGGAGTAAGTCCCACGGTTCCCCGACAAGCCCCTCAACCCACGACGCCTCACCCCAACTAAAGCGGCTGG
This genomic interval carries:
- the PLIN2 gene encoding LOW QUALITY PROTEIN: perilipin-2 (The sequence of the model RefSeq protein was modified relative to this genomic sequence to represent the inferred CDS: inserted 1 base in 1 codon; deleted 2 bases in 2 codons; substituted 3 bases at 3 genomic stop codons), coding for MASIAVAPQPSVVARVANLPLLSSTYDIVSSAYITTKDQHPYLKSVCEIAEKGVKTITSVAVTSALPIIQKLEPQIAVANTYACRGLDKIEEKLPILNQPTNEVVASAKGAVTGAKDAVTTTVTSAKESVTSTITGGVMDKTKGVMTDGVNKSKFCGQXCINSVLGSRMMQLVNNGVENALAQSELLVDQYLPLTEEELEKEAKQMEGFDTVQKPNYYIRLGSLSSKLRSRAYQQXLGRVKEAKQKSQETISQLHFTVNMIEFARKNAHSANQKLHGAQDKLYLSWLGWKKSIGYDETDESHCAEHIESRTLAIARNLTLQLRTTCHTLLTNVQGLPQNIQDQANHLAVMAGDIYSVFRGAGSFKEVSDNLLTSSKGQLQKMKESLDDVMDYLVNNTPLNWLVGPFYPQLTETQNMQNQGEDRANXENXQSEHKTH